A genomic window from Megalobrama amblycephala isolate DHTTF-2021 linkage group LG2, ASM1881202v1, whole genome shotgun sequence includes:
- the LOC125263755 gene encoding beta-1,3-galactosyltransferase 2-like: protein MAVKNFCHSLAQDKSPQTIKSTFILLLFLTFLVSAIAFACDFSLDTLFPQTWFTKIMNQTHYKVTDGIWADHNQKDALVPLPGQQIQNRGTAIYYHIAHPSNYNFILDEPDKCEQSPFLVLIVPVAPNQLAARNAIRSTWGNESTVQGKAVITLFLVGLTGGSDSEKVQQQLEEESRQHRDLLQSNFVDSYFNLTIKTMVIMDWLATRCPQATFSMKIDSDMFLNLENLMTLLMAPDTPRQNYITGMVMWNRPVIRNQNSKWYVSEELYPEPNYPTYLLGMGYVFSNDLPERIVEASKVIKAFNIEDAYVGACLKQLGVAPSSPPNPSQFRAYLGQYIREDFFKVITTILGSPQQLIDIWKDIKRPT, encoded by the exons ATGGCTGTTAAAAACTTTTGTCACAG TTTGGCTCAGGATAAAAGTCCACAAACaattaaaagtacatttattCTGCTGCTTTTCTTGACATTCTTAGTGTCTGCCATTGCTTTCGCCTGTGATTTCTCTTTGGACACACTTTTCCCACAAACATGGTTTACTAAAATCATGAATCAGACTCATTATAAGGTAACTGATGGCATTTGGGCCGATCATAATCAAAAAGATGCATTAGTACCTTTACCAGGTCAACAAATCCAAAACAGAGGTACAGCAATTTATTATCACATAGCTCATCCAAGCAACTATAATTTCATCCTGGATGAACCTGATAAATGTGAGCAGAGTCCGTTCCTGGTCTTGATTGTCCCTGTGGCGCCCAATCAGTTAGCAGCTCGTAACGCCATCCGGAGCACGTGGGGGAATGAGAGCACAGTCCAGGGAAAAGCAGTGATTACTCTGTTCTTGGTGGGTTTGACTGGAGGATCCGACTCTGAAAAAGTTCAACAGCAGCTGGAGGAAGAGAGCCGACAACACAGAGACTTACTGCAGAGCAACTTTGTGGACTCGTACTTCAACCTGACCATAAAGACGATGGTGATCATGGACTGGCTGGCCACTCGTTGCCCTCAAGCGACTTTCAGTATGAAGATTGATTCTGACATGTTCTTAAACCTGGAAAACTTGATGACCCTCCTAATGGCACCCGACACACCCAGACAGAACTACATCACTGGAATGGTGATGTGGAACCGGCCTGTCATCAGAAACCAAAACTCAAAATGGTACGTGTCAGAGGAACTGTACCCCGAACCGAACTACCCCACGTACCTGCTGGGAATGGGATATGTTTTCTCCAACGACCTGCCAGAAAGAATAGTTGAGGCTTCCAAGGTCATAAAGGCCTTTAACATAGAAGACGCATATGTGGGTGCTTGTCTGAAACAGTTGGGCGTTGCACCCTCATCCCCCCCAAACCCTTCACAGTTTAGAGCCTATCTGGGACAATATATACGAGAGGATTTTTTCAAGGTCATTACGACAATCCTGGGATCCCCACAGCAGCTAATAGACATCTGGAAGGACATAAAGAGGCCCACATAA